The genomic region AAACCAGGCATTTGTTCTGGGGATGCAATCGCTGGAACATTCGATCTTTTGGACCATCTAACCAGGTCGAAGAAACGTTGAAACTCAAAAGTAAATTCCAATCTTCTTTCTTCTACTATTTTTACGAAAAATTGATCTTTAGAAAGTCCTGCGGGTAAATCGCTTACCTGTGCTCTTTCCCTTACTTCGTTAACAGCGGCATAAGCAGCCGCGGTAGGACCGTTTACTTCATTTTCAGCTTCTGCGAACATAAGTAAGACTTCTGCATAACGCATGAGTCTAAAGTTACGGGGAGATTGTACAAACCCTACAGGAAAAGGACCTTCGGTGTATTTTCTTACTCCGCTGAAGGGTACTCCAGGGCGTTCTCCCGTACGATCTCTCCACTGCCCAGCAGCTACGGGATCTTCGGCAATAGGGTCCCAACTTCCCCAAGTATCGCCAGGTCTGGCTATGGTAAAGAAACGTCTTACCCCATCTTCTTCTGGGAATTGATCGAAAAACTCGTTTACTTCTACAGATGGCACCCCATTGGCAAAAGCTCTTTGCCTTCCTGGGTTAAGTGCTGTTGCTATCCAAAAAGATTCTGCTGTTCTATCGGTATCGCCATCTGAGAACCCAGCACCCACACCAGTTTCAAATTGAATTTCGAAAACAGATTCGTTATTGTTTTCGTTGTTAGCATCAAAATTGGTTATAAAATCTACCAAGCTGTAATTTCCGTAAGTTCCATTAATTACTTTTTCCAAAGCAGCTCTAGATTCGGCATATTTTTGTTGATATAGATATACCTTTCCCAACATTGCTTGAGCCGCACCTGCGGTTGCTCTACCTTTTTCACCAGCTCCATAGCTGTTTGGCAACATATCTACAGCCTCTTTTAAATCTTGTTCTATAAAAGCATAAACTTCTTCTTCAGTATTTCTTTCGGGTTGAAAGAGTGGATCGTTCAGGTCTCCTGAAAATACACGATCGTAAATAGGCACACCCCCATATAATCTTACCAAATTGAAATAGTAGAGTGCTCTTAAAAATTTAGCTTCACCCAATAAACGTGGTTTTAAATCTGGGTCTTCAAACTGAATGGGTGGCACTTTTTCTAAAACAGTGTTTGCTCTAGAAATTCCTACATAGGAAGCTTCCCATGCCGCAGGTATTAAATGGTTAGAGGAGGGGTTGAAATTAAAACCAGGATATTCGGTCAATTGAAAACCTCCACTGGTAATGTCCAAATCCCCGCTCATATAATCCAATAAATAACGGTAACGTCTGTAAAGCCCTTGGTACTGCAATGGAGTATATGTGGCATTTACGGCCAACACCGCATCGTTTTGTGATTGATAGAAAGTATTTGTGTCTAGATTTTGGTATACATCGGCATCTTCAAGGTATTCCTCGCCACAACTTACCGCCATTGTTAGCATTGAGAATGCTAAAATTTTGGCACTTGATTTTATATATTTAAAATTCATTTTTCTAATTTTTAAGGTTATCTATTAAAATCCTAATTGTAATCCAACAGTAAATCTTCTTGATTGTGGGTACTGTACGTTGTCAAAACCAGATAAGCCTACCTCTGGGTCGAATCCTGAGTAATCTGTAATGGTGAATACATTTTGACCGGCGAAATACACTCTCATTTTAGCCAAACCGATGGCATTTAGGGTATTTTGGTTTAAATTGTAACCCACCTGAAGATTTTTCAATCTCAGGTAAGAACCGTCTTCTACAAAGAAAGATGATGGTAGATCGTTATTGCTGTTTGTGCTTGGGATAGCCCTTGGAGTGGTATTATTTTGGTTGGTAGGTGTCCAAGCATTCAGTACATCTGTAGTTAAGTTATTTGTTCTGTAATAACCTTGTGTATAGAATTTGGTATCACTAAATATTTCATTTCCTGCCACCCCTTGAAATTGTGCAGAGAAATCAAATCCTTCATACCCCATATTAAAGGTGAAACCATATTGAAAATCTAAATTTGCATCCCCAATAAAAGTTCTGTCGTTTTCATCTATTCTTCCATCTGGAGTTCCATCAGGACCACTTAAATCCCGAAATCTTAAATCTCCAGGTGCAACACTATTATCGTAAGGAGTAGGACCATTGTCAATTTCTTCTTGAGTTTGGTAGATACCATCGGCTTGATAACCGTAAAATGAAAATAAAGAATTTCCAGGTTCGATTCTTCTTCTTGCAGGAAATTCATTTGAAGATTCTGATTCTATAGCTTCTAGTCCTTCTGCTAATTTATTTACGTTGTTATCTAAAAATGTTACGTTGGCACTAACTCCATAGCTAAAATCCCCTTTGGTGTCATTGAAATTAGCGATTAATTCCAATCCTTTATTTTCGACTTCAGCAGCGTTAATAAAAACTTCTTCGAAACCAGTGGCATCCGGTAATTGAAATTTTAGAAGCAGATCGTTAGAGGTTTTAATAAAATAATCTGCACTCATGGTAAACCTGTTTTTAAACAGTCCAAAATCAAGTCCAATGTTAAGCTGTTCTTGTTTTTCCCATGTTAGACCAGGGTTGGCAAGTTGCCCATCGGGTGCTACCGCAGAAATAACGGCTTGAGGGGAACCAAAAACATATCGAGGGTTTGTGTTTAAAATGGAGGTGGTAGCGTTCGCATTAATTTGGTCGTTCCCTAAGAAACCGTAACTCGCTCTAAGTTTTAAGTTACTAAAAACGCTATTTTCCATAAAAGCTTCTTTGCTAATAACCCAACCTACAGAACCGGAAAGGAAATTATCAAACAAATTATCACCTGTAAAAATTGAAGATCCATCTCTTCTAAAGTTAAAGGTTGCCAAATATCTTCTATCGTAGTTGTATAAAACCCTTCCTATATAAGAAACAGTTCTTTCTTCTATTCGAACACCTGAAGGAGGGATTGGAGATTCACTAGAACCACTTATAACTGGAAAATCGTCACTAATATTTTGACCAACCGTAGTTACACTTGTATTTACGCGCTCGTCATCTTGCACCGTGTAACCAGCTAGTAGGTCAATATTATGGTTTCCAAGTTGCTTTTTGTATTGCAAAGTGTTTTCTAAAAGTAGAGAGACGTTTTCTCCATTCCCATTGTCCACTTGTGCTCCGTTTGGTAATCCCACTACGGCTTCACCAGGCGTTAATACAAAATAGGGGGCAAAAAGGTTGTTTCTGAAAGAAGAGATATCAGCACCAAAATTAATTCTATAGGTCAGGTCTTTTAATAAATCTACTTCTGCATATACGTTTCCTAAAATTCGATTAACGATACTTTCGTTATCAATAAGGTTTTGTGCGGCTACTGGGTTTAAAACCCCTGTATCGCCATCGTCCCCAGTAGGCCCGTTGTAGCCACCTACATTATTTTCGTTGTAAATAGGAATTGCAGGAGAATTTGCCAGTGCCCAATATAGGATACTTCTTCCATTGGCTCTAAATTCTTTATCGTATGTAGAACGGGAAACAGTTAAAGAATTTCCAATTTTTAAACGACCCAATTCAGTGTCAGAGTTTATTCTAAAAGATGTTCTTTTAAATCCGGTTCCTATAACCACCCCTTTTTCATCGTAGTGGCTTAAAGACATATAGAAGTTTGTATAATCGCTACCTCCACTTGCGTTTAACTCGTAGCTGCTTACCGCACCAGACCTTAAAACGGCATCTTGCCAGTCTGTAGATTCAGTCAGAGTGGTACCATCGAGGTTAGGGATACGGGGCTGCCCAGCGTTGTCCCTAACGGTGTTCATTACCGATTGATATTGTTGGGCATTTAATAAATCTAAAGTATTGGTAGCATCTTGGAAACCAGCAAACGTATTAAAATTTATACGGGGTTTTCCAGATTTACCTCTCTTCGTAGTGATAATAATAACTCCATTCGCTGCTCTTGCACCATAAATGGCTGCTGCCGAAGCATCTTTTAGAACGTTAATAGACTCAATATCAGATGGGTTTATAGTAGCAAATGGGTCGTTTTGAGTGTTACCAACACCTGCACTAATAATGTTACCGTCCACTACGTAAAGCGGAGCACTTCCTCCCGTAATACTTCCCGTACCTCTAATTCTTACAGAGGTAGCGCCCCCTGGAGCTCCAGAGCTATTGGTTATTTGAAGACCTGCCACTTGTCCCTGCAATGCATTTTGAAAATCGGCAACGGGTCTTCCTTCTAGAGCCTCAGAGCTAACCGTGGAAACTGCACCAGAAACATCCGATCGTTCCTGGGTACCATAACCAATAACCACCACCTCGTCTAAGCTGGCGATATCTGGCTGTAAAGTTACGTCTATGGAACTTTTTCCAGAAACGGAAATTTCTTGACTGTTGTATCCTATATAAGAGAATACCAATACAGCATCATTTGAGGGCACGGTAATAGTGTAATTACCATCGAAATCTGTTTGGGTACCGTTGGTGGTCCCTTTTACAACAACATTGGCTCCCGGTAAAGGGGTGTTGTTTTCATCTGTAACGTTACCGGTTATCTCTTGGGCGCTTAGCGAACTAAAACCAAAAAACATCAGCATACATACAGTTAGCTTTGTGTAAATCTTAAAGGTCATCGTTAAATGTTTAGTTAGTGAAAATTTTAAATTGATTTTATCATTGTTTTCGATTGATCAGGTTGAGGGTTTTGTAGTTTGTTAGCCTGATGTCCCGACAAAAATGACTTTCTAATCTTTTCTAAATTTTGAAATAATAGTTTGCTAAACCCTTTCGATTTCAAAATTCAAATTAAATAGACTTTTAAACCATGTAATTTTCTCTTTTTTTGTCGATATATCAAGGGTTTATAGGGGTTTTTTGTAAAGTGATTGATTATTCTTGAAAAAAATAAATTATTCTTAGAAATTTAAAATTCAAAGAGTTTTGAAAGTCTGTTTTTTGCTGAAATTTACAACGTTTGCGTGATGATTTTTAAGCTTATAAAAAGCAGATTGTGTGAGGTTGTTTTATATTGATAATAAGGGTTTAAGCTGTACTTCATAGTTAGGTATTTTAGGGGTTAGGTATGCCGAAAATAACAAAAGGAACTGTCCAAGAACATCCAAAACTGTCTCTTGATTTCAAAATTACTCGATTTGACCAGTTAATTCTGTATAATTTCCATTTTTAAGCAATAAGAATTCACAATATAATAATCTCGAAAAGACATTCAAAGTAGTATTTATGAAGTATACGATTTGAGGTCGGTTTTAATCAAATTTGATTTTTATTTTAAAATGAAAAAAATAATAGGAATATGCTTGTTTTTGAGCTTTATTAAAAGTTATACGCAAGAAGAGATAGTTAATAGGGAAGTAGTAGAAAGACCTAATGTAATATTTGTTTTGGCAGACGATTGGTCCTTTCCACACGCCAGTATATATGGTGACAAAGTGGTAAAAACACCAAATTTTGATCGTATTGCCAAAAATGGATTATTATTTACCAATGCATATAGTGCTGCACCTTCCTGTACGCCAGCAAGAGCTGCCATTTTAACGGGTAGGTACCCACATGCGTTAAATGAAGGGGCTAATTTATGGGGAACCTTACCCAATAGTTTCCCTAATTACACCAGAATTTTAGAAAGCGCAGGTTATATAGTGGCTTTTCAAGAAAAAGGATGGGCCCCGGGAAACTATGAAGTTGGAGGGTACAAGAGAAATCCTTCTGGGACCGAGATAGAAAACTTCGAACACTTTATTGAGAATACACCAAAAGATAAGCCATTTTGTCTTTGGTACGGAACGAGAGATCCTCATCGACCTTATACACAGGGCTTTGGAGTTGAGGCAGGCTTAAGCATGGACAAGGTAGAGCTGCCATCTTTTTGGCCGCAGGACTCCGTAATAAAATCTGATGTATTGGATTATTATTACGAAGTTCAACGATTGGATTACGACCTTGGCCGAATTCTCTTCCGCTTGGAAAGAAATAACTTGTTGGACAATACCATAATCATAGTTACCAGTGATAACGGAATGCCTTTCCCAAGGGCGAAGGCAAATTGTTACGATCTTGGTACAAAAGTTCCCTTGGCGATATCATGGGGAAAACATTTGGCAAAAGGGAAGACAATAGATAGCTACATTAACCTTATTGATATAGCGCCAACTATACTAGAGGCTGCAAAATTGGAAGTTCCTAAAGAGATGCAAGGACATAGTTTTTACGGTTTACTGTCCAATACCCATTACGAGCCGCAGGAAAAAGTGTTTCTAGAGCGCGAGCGCCATGCTTTCGCAAGGGAAGAAAACTATGCGTACCCTATACGCGCAGTTCGTGATAATCACTTCCTCTTCATACATAACCTTAGATCTCATCGATGGCCTGCTGGATCCCCAGAATGGAATTATAGTGATATCGATAACGGCCCTTCCAAAAGTGTTATGGTATCCAAAAAAGATGAAAATGGTGTATACAGTAGGTTCTATGCACTATCTACCGAAAAAAGACCTGAATATGAGCTTTACAGTTTAAAAGATGATCCAGACCAAATTAATAATCTCGCATACGATAGTGCCTATAAAAAAATAGTGCGCACCTATAAAGAAGAACTTGAAAAATGGAGGTTGAAAACCGCAGATACCATTATAAAAAGTGAAGTAACCAAATTCGACTTGTACGAATATTATGGCAAAAAGAAATAATCAGCATATTATCAATAACATAAAATTCATCCTATTTATTTAAACATACTGTTTTTTATGACTATTTATTTTAAGAATATCTTATTAATTAAAAATTCAAAGAGTTTAAAATCTATTTAAAATGAAAAATTTTCAATAATAATGTCATGTATATTACAAATAATCTAAACAAAAATATCGCTAAAGATAATAAACAAAGTTTCTATCTCCTCTTGAATTAGTTGATGTTCAAGAGGTTCTAGAAGAAAAAATCAATATAAACCTTTAAAAATTAAAATCTTTTGATTCATAAATTAACCGATTTAGGGCTTGTATATTGAGTAATTTTCAATTCTAACTTCAAATAATTGTAAATAATTTAATTATGAACACAAAATTACTTATTAAACTTAACCTGCTTTTATGCTTTGGCTTTTTTCAAGCTGCCATTGCACAGCAGAGTGTATGGGAGACTTTAGCTCCAGGCGCAGGGGGGCAAGTACAAGACCTTTATTTCGACCCAGATGTTCCCGATAGAATTTGGTTGTCCAGCGATCAAGAAGGGAGCTATGTGTCTAACGATTTCGGGGATTCTTGGGATTTTATAGGAAGGGATTTAAGTCATGGAATGTCCTTTAAAATTAGAAAATCTCCCAATGGAAAGTATTTCCAAGGAGGTTTATGGGGAGCCCATGTCTCTACTAATAACGGACAAAATTGGACGCGAATTGCCGAAACCAAAGCAGATGCTATTGCCACGATTGCATTTAATAATAATGGTAGTACAATGGTTCTTGGGCCAAGTTGGCATACTAAAGACCCTCAAAAGATACAGGCCAGTATTTCTGATCCTATTCAGCCTTTAACAGGGGAGCGTTATGTATACATCTCTACAAACGGTGGGAATTCGTTCAGTAAGGTAACATATGAAAATACTCCAGGTTATTATCAAGTATATAATGCCTTTATACATCCAACTACAGGCATTATTTATTTAGGTACAGCCTCTGGATTGTATGTCTCCACAGATGCCAATGGAACCTCATGGACGCGAATTCCTAACCCTACAGATGCCTATTTGGGTGAAGATGGAGGGATACAGACCATAACACAGTTTAGGGATGATGGAACACCTAACCCAAATGGTTACAAGTTTAGTGGTGGAATATCTGGAATGGGATTTGTAGACAACGGGTCGAGGTTATATGCAGCCTATCAAACAGGTGAAGCAGCTTGGGCGGTTTACACTATTCAAACTTCTGATATCGCGCCAACAAATCCGAATTGGGTTAAAGTGAGCAATAATCTTTCAGATAAACCACAGTGGTACAATCCAGTGATAGACCCTCGTTCCACTGCAACCAATCAAAAAATACTGCTGGGAACCACCTTCCTTGGGAGAGAGAACAGGGTAGGACTTTTTGAAGGGACAATTACCTACAACGCCAATGGTGACTTAGTTAACAATTCATGGCAGCAAATTATAGCCAAAGACGAAGCTTTTGCTTTTGAAGAAGGTTGGGAAACCGCTAGTCTCATTTCTAGAACCTATAGTTATACACCAACTTCTTGGCCCGAAAGAAGAATTTTAACCGGTGGTGGGAATAGTTATTTTTTAAGCACCGATCCTTCAGCCGCTGGTTGGCCTTACGATGAAGACAGTTGGTTGCCGTTGTACACCCGAAAATCGGATGAAGATTTTGGAGAAGAACACACATGGTTTTCTACAGGATTTGCCAATACAGTAACTTACGATATTGCGACGTATGAAAATTATGCGGTACAGGGGAATGCAGATCAAGGCGTTCTAGAGAGTTGGGATTATGGAAAGAGTTGGACAAAAAATACAGTTCCAAGAGGGATTACCAATGCACAATCGACCATAATTACAAATACCAATCCGCCTTTGGTGCTTATAGATACCAGACCCGGTTTTGGTATTGCCAGTCAAACCATTGGCCGCTTATATGCTCGGGAATTAACCGACCTCACTTCCCAACCAGCTGCTAGCGATTGGCGTTTAATAGGGGGAGGTACCGATAATTCCAATATCGTAAATGGCCTGCCAAACAGGCAAATACAGGGGATGGCTTTAGATGATCTACATCCCAGTAGAGTATATTTGGGTTTAAGATCTATTTTTAGCGTTGGAGGAATTTATGCTACGGAAGAAATAGAGGCTATTTTTAGTGGAAAAGCCAATTGGATCGAAATTTCGGATTCTTCGATGCGGAATGAAAGCGCATTTAACGACCTATTTATAGATCCCAACAATTCGAATATTATGTGGGCTGCTGCTCGAGATCTATACAGAGGAGTGCGTACAGCTCCCAACACCTGGACATGGGAAAAATACGAAACAAGCATGCAAGATATGTATGTTTGGGATGATAATGGAACGACAAGGGTCGCTGTAGCACTTTCGGAAGGGGATGAAGCTGAGGTTTATTTAATTGAAAACCCAGATCAACCAGGTTGGAACAATGAGACAAGGTTTATAAGTACCGGACTTACTATTGATGAAACCCTAAATATACGACCTCAAGTATGGGTAGAGCCAAATGAAACCATTGCATTCGGTTTGATGGCTGGTTATAAGGACCAAATATATGTGGGTACAGAGAATGGAAAACATAAAAAGGGATTAGGCGTTTTTAAGGGAACCATTAATTCTATTACCCAAGTAAATTGGGAAGATTTTTCTACGGACGATTCTGGTAAGGATTTCATTTATTCCAGGGATAATTCGTCAGATTCTAAAATTAACATTGAATCTAATGGTGATGTAAATTATTACATTCCAACATTTGGTACTGGTGTTTATAGAAGGCTCATAGATTCTGGTGTAAACACAAATGGTTTAACGGTAGATAGAAGTGCAATACGCTTTGCTGCAGCTTCAGGGAGTGAAGAAAACCTTCAGATAAATGCAAATGGCAATTGGGCACTTAACAATATACCTAGTTGGCTAAATGCCAGCAGTGTTTCTGGTTCTGGAAATGTGAGTATTCAATTTACTACTTCCGCAGAAAATGTAGAACCTCAAAATCGTACGGCCACAGTATTATTAACTTCAGGGAATAAAGAAATTGAGATTCTTGTCACGCAAGTTGGAACCCCAATCCCTGTAAATTATGTTAATAATACTTTTGAAATAGATGGTATACAGGACAGCCAATGGAATGCTTTAGATTGGGTAAATATCGACGTTAACCTTTTTGGTTCTACAAAAGATTCCAAAGATAAATTTAAATTGGCCTATACTAGAGAGAATCTATACCTCTTGGTAAGGGTGCAAGATTCTTCTAAAAATACAGGAAGCGATCTTACCAGCGATCATTTTCAAATAGCTATTGATGTAAATAACGACAAAAAAAGTGTTCCTGGGGCTAACGATT from Galbibacter sp. BG1 harbors:
- a CDS encoding SusC/RagA family TonB-linked outer membrane protein translates to MTFKIYTKLTVCMLMFFGFSSLSAQEITGNVTDENNTPLPGANVVVKGTTNGTQTDFDGNYTITVPSNDAVLVFSYIGYNSQEISVSGKSSIDVTLQPDIASLDEVVVIGYGTQERSDVSGAVSTVSSEALEGRPVADFQNALQGQVAGLQITNSSGAPGGATSVRIRGTGSITGGSAPLYVVDGNIISAGVGNTQNDPFATINPSDIESINVLKDASAAAIYGARAANGVIIITTKRGKSGKPRINFNTFAGFQDATNTLDLLNAQQYQSVMNTVRDNAGQPRIPNLDGTTLTESTDWQDAVLRSGAVSSYELNASGGSDYTNFYMSLSHYDEKGVVIGTGFKRTSFRINSDTELGRLKIGNSLTVSRSTYDKEFRANGRSILYWALANSPAIPIYNENNVGGYNGPTGDDGDTGVLNPVAAQNLIDNESIVNRILGNVYAEVDLLKDLTYRINFGADISSFRNNLFAPYFVLTPGEAVVGLPNGAQVDNGNGENVSLLLENTLQYKKQLGNHNIDLLAGYTVQDDERVNTSVTTVGQNISDDFPVISGSSESPIPPSGVRIEERTVSYIGRVLYNYDRRYLATFNFRRDGSSIFTGDNLFDNFLSGSVGWVISKEAFMENSVFSNLKLRASYGFLGNDQINANATTSILNTNPRYVFGSPQAVISAVAPDGQLANPGLTWEKQEQLNIGLDFGLFKNRFTMSADYFIKTSNDLLLKFQLPDATGFEEVFINAAEVENKGLELIANFNDTKGDFSYGVSANVTFLDNNVNKLAEGLEAIESESSNEFPARRRIEPGNSLFSFYGYQADGIYQTQEEIDNGPTPYDNSVAPGDLRFRDLSGPDGTPDGRIDENDRTFIGDANLDFQYGFTFNMGYEGFDFSAQFQGVAGNEIFSDTKFYTQGYYRTNNLTTDVLNAWTPTNQNNTTPRAIPSTNSNNDLPSSFFVEDGSYLRLKNLQVGYNLNQNTLNAIGLAKMRVYFAGQNVFTITDYSGFDPEVGLSGFDNVQYPQSRRFTVGLQLGF
- a CDS encoding sulfatase — protein: MKKIIGICLFLSFIKSYTQEEIVNREVVERPNVIFVLADDWSFPHASIYGDKVVKTPNFDRIAKNGLLFTNAYSAAPSCTPARAAILTGRYPHALNEGANLWGTLPNSFPNYTRILESAGYIVAFQEKGWAPGNYEVGGYKRNPSGTEIENFEHFIENTPKDKPFCLWYGTRDPHRPYTQGFGVEAGLSMDKVELPSFWPQDSVIKSDVLDYYYEVQRLDYDLGRILFRLERNNLLDNTIIIVTSDNGMPFPRAKANCYDLGTKVPLAISWGKHLAKGKTIDSYINLIDIAPTILEAAKLEVPKEMQGHSFYGLLSNTHYEPQEKVFLERERHAFAREENYAYPIRAVRDNHFLFIHNLRSHRWPAGSPEWNYSDIDNGPSKSVMVSKKDENGVYSRFYALSTEKRPEYELYSLKDDPDQINNLAYDSAYKKIVRTYKEELEKWRLKTADTIIKSEVTKFDLYEYYGKKK
- a CDS encoding sugar-binding protein, whose translation is MNTKLLIKLNLLLCFGFFQAAIAQQSVWETLAPGAGGQVQDLYFDPDVPDRIWLSSDQEGSYVSNDFGDSWDFIGRDLSHGMSFKIRKSPNGKYFQGGLWGAHVSTNNGQNWTRIAETKADAIATIAFNNNGSTMVLGPSWHTKDPQKIQASISDPIQPLTGERYVYISTNGGNSFSKVTYENTPGYYQVYNAFIHPTTGIIYLGTASGLYVSTDANGTSWTRIPNPTDAYLGEDGGIQTITQFRDDGTPNPNGYKFSGGISGMGFVDNGSRLYAAYQTGEAAWAVYTIQTSDIAPTNPNWVKVSNNLSDKPQWYNPVIDPRSTATNQKILLGTTFLGRENRVGLFEGTITYNANGDLVNNSWQQIIAKDEAFAFEEGWETASLISRTYSYTPTSWPERRILTGGGNSYFLSTDPSAAGWPYDEDSWLPLYTRKSDEDFGEEHTWFSTGFANTVTYDIATYENYAVQGNADQGVLESWDYGKSWTKNTVPRGITNAQSTIITNTNPPLVLIDTRPGFGIASQTIGRLYARELTDLTSQPAASDWRLIGGGTDNSNIVNGLPNRQIQGMALDDLHPSRVYLGLRSIFSVGGIYATEEIEAIFSGKANWIEISDSSMRNESAFNDLFIDPNNSNIMWAAARDLYRGVRTAPNTWTWEKYETSMQDMYVWDDNGTTRVAVALSEGDEAEVYLIENPDQPGWNNETRFISTGLTIDETLNIRPQVWVEPNETIAFGLMAGYKDQIYVGTENGKHKKGLGVFKGTINSITQVNWEDFSTDDSGKDFIYSRDNSSDSKINIESNGDVNYYIPTFGTGVYRRLIDSGVNTNGLTVDRSAIRFAAASGSEENLQINANGNWALNNIPSWLNASSVSGSGNVSIQFTTSAENVEPQNRTATVLLTSGNKEIEILVTQVGTPIPVNYVNNTFEIDGIQDSQWNALDWVNIDVNLFGSTKDSKDKFKLAYTRENLYLLVRVQDSSKNTGSDLTSDHFQIAIDVNNDKKSVPGANDYRFAITSDNSKIDLLGALDNVLYAVNAIATGYVYEVAIPWSSLDYIPVNETALGFEIQVADNQDGQGIDQANQWFTDKNLDTNNPFTWGTARINGPDVPWLETFDLAAKTTLDDGNTAWSLDLSNTNLADENDYLKVTEEGVLEARDLDGEAIFKTEIIDISQVANVSISLDAKEKGDNLREGDINYIKLFAVVDGGEEQLIDQLVGDNAEDNTFIKLSGNGLVGNQLEIIVKIANDRGGTFHSIDNLLIDFGTEEVCNVPAALRVEELTPTTATLAYSLTLDGLNTFQVEIKEVSEATWQSVEVQNELQYTFQELLPNTEYEWRVRQNCITGASTWVSGTNFTTPEAPVLTTIFEESFDATDCSPSSQATVASYECYTNSTSFFSGTAEFNDTFNDGDYEDASNGNHVFLSATDLFFEIKGINTTGYTNTFFQFAIRKNGNNQDGSDLKLEITTDGSTWSQVPVSLPSGENSADFWYVIVPEVNIVETTDFGIRFTAVGTSKYRIDDILVKGEDANQVTCDAPQNINVEDLTTESAALQWPALSAATNGYEVRFKEESAATWEPTVTIATNSFSLNNLLENTAYVFEVRTLCSANTTSAWTEKLFSTEAIGETVLFLETFDKANCSSTGSTVDTYSCYSSAATHSGSATISSTQNNGAYDGSSNGSHVFLDNPQVSYTISGISVTGYDNFKLSFGIRKNGKNQDGSNLLLEYKETSGGNWTAIPVNLPVGTDTNSFWYLIDLPGAISVNNSLDLRFTALASPRYRIDDIQVKGTPVMANKNTEVKKLKLTSMCSNEPALSRRWRISNPNQTALSVEWKLYGTSNSGVWNVPSGTSFFETPAVGGSNTLVINWLNEKDELIKTVKASSGSLCEEIVNTAQTETTAGEMSLTVYPNPVINYFTITSGSEEFIQNILIYNLAGQLVKTIKINSPLQQVKVDATAWLSGLYLVRIQTNSNTSDYKIFKE
- a CDS encoding RagB/SusD family nutrient uptake outer membrane protein; the protein is MNFKYIKSSAKILAFSMLTMAVSCGEEYLEDADVYQNLDTNTFYQSQNDAVLAVNATYTPLQYQGLYRRYRYLLDYMSGDLDITSGGFQLTEYPGFNFNPSSNHLIPAAWEASYVGISRANTVLEKVPPIQFEDPDLKPRLLGEAKFLRALYYFNLVRLYGGVPIYDRVFSGDLNDPLFQPERNTEEEVYAFIEQDLKEAVDMLPNSYGAGEKGRATAGAAQAMLGKVYLYQQKYAESRAALEKVINGTYGNYSLVDFITNFDANNENNNESVFEIQFETGVGAGFSDGDTDRTAESFWIATALNPGRQRAFANGVPSVEVNEFFDQFPEEDGVRRFFTIARPGDTWGSWDPIAEDPVAAGQWRDRTGERPGVPFSGVRKYTEGPFPVGFVQSPRNFRLMRYAEVLLMFAEAENEVNGPTAAAYAAVNEVRERAQVSDLPAGLSKDQFFVKIVEERRLEFTFEFQRFFDLVRWSKRSNVPAIASPEQMPGFVSGKNEVLPIPTGEIISNPNLTQNPGY